One region of Paenibacillus antri genomic DNA includes:
- the galA gene encoding beta-galactosidase GalA, which translates to MMSTSGNGAARETLLFDEQWHFHRGDIHIPYAVKAGRTGGFTDCEKPERGDWLEIAYSDEFSEEEMDPKRWTLVDLPHDWAIEQSYVKHYPKGRAHLPIGVGCYRKLFAMPAEDEGKRITLRFDGVMRNSTVWVNGHLIGTHAAGHTGFMYDITDVLRYGDEGRNVVFVRVDASEYEGWWYDGCGIYRHVWLTKTDPLRVKEWGTYVTTPVVSSDRAEVRIETEVANGYREAAEVRLKTAILDPEGIEAAQVESAETIDGDGERTFAQRVVVESPRLWHPDRPHLYRAVTTVERDGAAVDTYETTFGIRSIEFTKNDGFFINGEPLVIQGVCVHQDFAGVGAALPDRIQAYKIELLKEMGVNAYRCAHHPPTPELLDACDRLGMLVMDENRKLDSSPAGLANLESMIRRDRNHPSVILWSMENEEVLEGTKTGARILDTLARRTRKLDPTRPVVASMNHGYHTGGYADAVDIVGYNYGTYDNDRDIRDKRAYPDRIVIGSESASYTVTRGIYADDEAKAYCSEYGTKLAPWCVSPEHVLRSLAEHRFLTGTFIWTGFDYKGEPTPYNWPAIGSHFGIMDSCGFPKHNYYYFKANWTNEPVVHLFPHWSWHGKAGEPIDVWAYSNCETVELFLNGRSLGTQQVDKLGHLEWKVPYEPGTIEARGANGDVQAAVHTVRTTGAPARIVLDADRTTIDADGRDVSMIRASIVDERGDVVPTADNEIHFAVEGAGKLIGVGNGDPSSHESDKAPYRRAFNGHALAIAQSAKAPGEFVLKATGIGLASAEVRVNVR; encoded by the coding sequence ATGATGTCGACATCGGGCAACGGCGCAGCGAGAGAGACGCTGCTATTCGATGAGCAGTGGCATTTTCATAGAGGGGATATTCATATTCCGTATGCGGTGAAGGCGGGCCGCACGGGCGGATTTACCGATTGCGAGAAGCCGGAGCGCGGAGATTGGCTGGAGATCGCTTACTCCGACGAGTTTTCCGAAGAAGAGATGGATCCGAAGCGTTGGACGCTCGTCGATCTGCCCCACGATTGGGCGATCGAGCAGAGCTACGTAAAGCATTACCCGAAGGGACGGGCGCATCTGCCGATCGGCGTCGGCTGCTACCGGAAGCTGTTCGCGATGCCGGCCGAGGACGAGGGCAAGCGGATCACGCTGCGATTCGACGGGGTCATGCGGAACAGTACCGTCTGGGTGAACGGGCATTTGATCGGCACGCACGCGGCCGGACATACCGGCTTCATGTACGACATTACGGACGTGCTTCGATACGGGGACGAGGGACGGAACGTGGTGTTCGTTCGAGTCGACGCCTCCGAATACGAGGGATGGTGGTACGACGGCTGCGGCATCTACCGGCACGTCTGGCTGACGAAGACCGATCCGCTCCGCGTGAAGGAATGGGGCACGTACGTGACGACGCCGGTCGTGTCGTCCGATCGGGCCGAGGTGCGTATCGAAACGGAGGTAGCGAACGGGTATCGCGAAGCGGCCGAGGTGCGCCTTAAGACGGCGATTCTCGACCCCGAAGGCATCGAAGCGGCGCAAGTCGAGAGCGCGGAGACGATCGACGGGGACGGCGAGCGGACCTTCGCGCAGCGCGTCGTCGTCGAATCGCCGCGGCTGTGGCATCCGGATCGTCCGCACTTGTACCGGGCGGTCACGACCGTCGAGCGGGACGGCGCCGCCGTCGATACGTACGAAACGACCTTCGGCATTCGTTCGATCGAGTTTACGAAGAACGACGGCTTCTTCATCAACGGCGAGCCGCTCGTCATTCAAGGCGTCTGCGTGCATCAAGACTTCGCGGGCGTCGGCGCGGCGTTGCCGGACCGCATCCAGGCGTACAAGATCGAGCTGCTGAAGGAGATGGGCGTCAACGCGTACCGCTGCGCGCATCATCCGCCGACGCCGGAGCTGCTGGACGCGTGCGACCGGCTCGGCATGCTCGTCATGGACGAGAACCGCAAGCTGGACAGTTCGCCTGCCGGGCTCGCCAACCTGGAGAGCATGATCCGGCGGGACCGCAATCATCCGAGCGTCATCCTGTGGAGCATGGAAAACGAAGAAGTGCTGGAAGGCACGAAAACCGGCGCCCGCATCTTGGATACGCTCGCGCGGCGGACGCGCAAGCTCGACCCGACGCGGCCGGTCGTCGCGTCGATGAACCACGGCTATCATACCGGCGGCTACGCCGACGCGGTCGACATCGTCGGATACAACTACGGCACGTACGACAACGATCGGGATATCCGCGACAAGAGGGCGTATCCGGACCGGATCGTCATCGGCAGCGAGAGCGCTTCGTATACGGTGACGCGCGGCATCTACGCGGACGACGAGGCGAAGGCGTACTGCTCGGAGTACGGCACGAAGCTGGCGCCGTGGTGCGTCAGTCCGGAGCATGTGCTTCGCAGCCTGGCGGAGCATCGCTTCCTGACCGGCACGTTCATCTGGACCGGCTTCGATTACAAGGGGGAGCCGACGCCGTACAATTGGCCGGCGATCGGATCGCACTTCGGCATCATGGACAGCTGCGGCTTCCCGAAGCATAACTATTATTACTTCAAGGCGAACTGGACGAACGAGCCGGTCGTTCACTTGTTCCCGCATTGGAGCTGGCACGGGAAGGCCGGGGAGCCGATCGACGTCTGGGCGTACAGCAATTGCGAGACGGTCGAACTGTTTTTGAACGGCCGATCGCTAGGGACGCAGCAGGTCGATAAGCTTGGCCATCTGGAGTGGAAGGTGCCGTACGAGCCGGGAACGATCGAAGCGCGCGGCGCGAACGGGGACGTCCAGGCGGCGGTTCATACGGTACGGACGACGGGCGCACCGGCGCGCATCGTCCTCGACGCGGATCGGACGACGATCGACGCGGACGGCCGGGACGTCTCCATGATTCGCGCGTCGATCGTCGACGAGCGGGGCGACGTCGTGCCGACCGCCGACAACGAAATTCATTTCGCGGTCGAAGGCGCGGGCAAGCTGATCGGCGTCGGCAACGGCGACCCGTCGAGCCACGAGTCCGATAAGGCGCCGTACCGCCGCGCGTTCAACGGCCATGCGCTCGCCATCGCGCAGTCCGCCAAGGCGCCGGGCGAGTTCGTCTTGAAGGCGACGGGAATCGGTCTCGCGTCCGCCGAGGTGCGGGTGAACGTCCGATGA
- a CDS encoding carbohydrate ABC transporter permease: MQQTKTNPGQVAINLMFAVVSLLMILPLVLVVSISVSEEKSLLTNGYRFIPESLDFTAYKLILQTPGVLLNAYGVTILVTIAGTILSLLMTAMIGYAISRRDYRYGRITTFYIFFTMLFSGGLVPSYILITQYLHLKDTIWALIIPYLLSPFNIMLMKGFLQKIPGEIIESCKMDGAGELRIFFRIILPLSTPALATLGLFISFMYWNDWWLGLLYIDNQNLVPLQLMLYRMMNTIDFLSSNLRRLNVMIDLASFPSLSSRMAMAVLAAGPMMFVFPFFQRYFVSGLTVGSLKG, encoded by the coding sequence ATGCAACAAACCAAGACCAATCCCGGACAAGTCGCGATCAATCTCATGTTCGCCGTCGTCTCGCTGCTGATGATTTTGCCGCTCGTGCTCGTCGTCTCCATCTCCGTCAGCGAAGAGAAGTCGCTTCTTACGAACGGATATCGGTTCATTCCCGAAAGCTTGGATTTCACCGCTTACAAGCTCATTCTGCAGACGCCCGGCGTCTTGCTTAACGCTTACGGGGTCACGATTCTGGTGACGATCGCAGGCACGATCCTTAGCTTGCTGATGACGGCGATGATCGGGTACGCGATTTCCCGACGGGACTATCGGTACGGGCGCATAACGACCTTCTACATTTTCTTCACGATGCTGTTCAGCGGCGGGCTCGTTCCTTCGTACATCTTGATCACGCAGTATTTGCACCTGAAGGACACGATCTGGGCGCTCATTATTCCTTATTTGTTAAGCCCGTTCAACATTATGCTGATGAAAGGGTTCCTACAGAAAATTCCGGGCGAAATTATCGAGTCGTGCAAGATGGACGGCGCGGGCGAGCTTCGCATCTTCTTCCGCATCATCCTGCCGCTGTCGACGCCGGCGCTGGCGACGTTGGGCTTGTTCATCTCCTTCATGTATTGGAACGATTGGTGGCTCGGCCTGCTCTATATCGACAACCAGAACTTGGTTCCGCTGCAGCTGATGCTGTACCGCATGATGAACACGATCGACTTCTTGTCGAGCAACCTTCGCCGATTGAACGTCATGATCGATCTGGCGAGCTTCCCGAGCTTATCCTCGCGCATGGCGATGGCGGTGCTCGCGGCGGGGCCGATGATGTTCGTCTTCCCGTTCTTCCAACGCTATTTCGTCAGCGGATTGACCGTCGGCTCCCTGAAGGGCTAG
- a CDS encoding ABC transporter permease encodes MRGLMKELRLFQKNIELFLLSFPAVVYILIFAYLPLVGLVLAFKDYRYDKGILGSDWVGFKNFEFFFTSQTAYIVTRNTILYNVAFILVGLVFALLFAVLLNEIARRWIKVHQTAMFLPYFLSWVVISYIITGFLDHEHGYFNQLLMQFGADPVYWYNESRYWPWILVAVSLWKGVGFSTLVYYAGILGIDSSYYEAARIDGATKTQMAMKITLPLLAPLISILMIMSIGGIFRADFGLFYFIPNDSSFLYSVTDVVDTYVFRALKNVGDIGMSTAVGFYQSVVGLVLVVLANYIIKKINDENSLW; translated from the coding sequence TTGAGAGGCCTGATGAAGGAATTGCGTCTCTTCCAAAAAAATATCGAGTTGTTCCTCTTAAGCTTTCCCGCAGTCGTATACATCTTGATTTTCGCTTACCTTCCCCTCGTCGGGTTGGTGCTCGCATTCAAGGATTACCGGTACGACAAGGGAATTCTGGGAAGCGATTGGGTAGGTTTCAAAAACTTCGAGTTTTTCTTTACGTCGCAGACGGCGTACATCGTCACCCGAAATACGATCCTGTATAATGTCGCTTTCATTTTGGTCGGCCTCGTCTTCGCTCTCCTGTTCGCGGTGCTGCTGAACGAGATCGCGAGGCGATGGATTAAAGTCCACCAGACGGCCATGTTCCTGCCTTACTTCTTGTCCTGGGTCGTCATCAGCTACATTATCACGGGTTTCCTGGATCACGAGCACGGATATTTCAATCAGCTGCTGATGCAATTCGGCGCGGATCCGGTGTATTGGTACAACGAATCGCGGTACTGGCCTTGGATTCTAGTGGCGGTCAGCCTTTGGAAAGGCGTCGGCTTTTCGACGCTCGTCTATTACGCCGGCATCCTCGGCATCGATTCCTCCTATTACGAGGCGGCTCGAATCGATGGGGCCACGAAGACGCAGATGGCGATGAAAATTACGCTACCGCTGCTCGCGCCGCTCATTTCGATCTTGATGATCATGAGCATCGGCGGCATCTTCCGAGCGGATTTCGGTCTGTTCTACTTCATCCCGAACGATTCGAGCTTCCTGTACTCGGTGACGGACGTCGTAGACACGTATGTATTCCGCGCGCTGAAGAACGTAGGCGATATCGGTATGTCGACAGCCGTAGGGTTTTACCAGTCGGTCGTAGGCCTCGTGTTGGTCGTCCTGGCGAACTATATCATTAAGAAAATCAACGACGAAAACTCGTTGTGGTAA
- a CDS encoding DUF5703 domain-containing protein produces the protein MTNGGAFENGSRESAWVRRYNVSWDSPSAGAVGSMPIGNGDIGLNVWAEEDGDLLFYIGKTDAWSETGRLLKLGKIRLSLTPNPFLAGRPFLQELDLEDGAIRIEAGEAGSRVRIRLWVDANAPVVYAEMDGDREFEASAALEVWRTETVELTGHALGAANLSRSPVPVFEDGDTVVEGEGPILAWYHRNERSVWPDSLRLQSLEGLLAKGAQDPLLHRTFGGVLRGGGVDGAIEGTAEGASEGGWAKAGDRMLTTSRPSRSAAFSVRVLTAQTASAAAWLEAAEAIPAADRAPERRAAFEAHRAWWRAFWAGSRIDLRGAAPAHDDEAFAVARGYTLQRFMNACGGRGAYPIKFNGSIFTFDVTYDDGFDFSGEFDADYRRWGGGYWFQNTRLPYWSMLASGDFELMTSLFYMFCNNLQLAEERTRRYYGHEGAYFPETMTFWGAYLNPDYGWDREGKPAGQADNSYIRHYMQNNLELLLLMLSHYEYTGDRETFEAASLPVIESCLRFFDRHNPVDERGRLRLEPAQALENWHEAVNPLPEIAGLRVVLSRLLRLPELPAESREAWESLRRRLPDVPEATDEDGEAVFAPAEAYFGDIMNSENVELYAVFPYRIAAVGTPELEKGRRTFDRRRVKGTGGWRQDAIQAAYLGLAEQAREFAAFNYTTPYEAARFPAFWGPNFDWMPDQDHGSVANIALQTMLLQCDGDRILLCPAWPKAWNAEFRLRAPYGTIVEGAVRDGKLERLKVTPEERAKDVEARFGTDQ, from the coding sequence ATGACGAACGGCGGCGCGTTCGAGAACGGGAGCCGCGAGTCGGCTTGGGTGAGGCGGTACAACGTAAGCTGGGACTCGCCCAGCGCCGGGGCCGTCGGCTCGATGCCGATCGGCAACGGGGATATCGGCCTGAACGTATGGGCTGAGGAAGACGGCGATCTCTTGTTTTATATCGGGAAGACGGACGCCTGGAGCGAGACGGGAAGGCTGCTTAAGCTGGGGAAGATTCGCTTGTCGCTGACGCCGAATCCGTTCCTCGCCGGACGTCCGTTCCTGCAGGAGCTCGACCTCGAGGACGGCGCGATCCGCATCGAAGCGGGCGAGGCGGGCTCGCGCGTCCGCATCCGGCTATGGGTCGACGCGAACGCGCCGGTCGTCTACGCGGAGATGGACGGCGATCGGGAATTCGAAGCGTCGGCGGCGCTGGAAGTGTGGCGGACCGAGACGGTAGAACTGACGGGCCATGCGCTCGGCGCGGCGAACTTGTCGCGATCGCCCGTTCCGGTGTTCGAGGACGGCGATACGGTCGTCGAAGGCGAGGGACCGATCCTCGCGTGGTACCATCGCAACGAGCGGTCCGTCTGGCCGGACAGCCTGCGTCTCCAGAGCCTTGAGGGCCTGCTGGCGAAGGGAGCGCAAGATCCGCTGCTGCATCGGACGTTCGGCGGCGTGCTTCGGGGCGGCGGCGTCGACGGCGCGATCGAGGGCACGGCCGAAGGCGCGTCCGAAGGCGGCTGGGCGAAGGCGGGCGACCGCATGCTGACGACGTCGCGGCCATCGCGCTCCGCCGCCTTCTCCGTGCGCGTCCTGACGGCGCAGACGGCATCGGCCGCGGCGTGGCTCGAGGCGGCCGAGGCGATTCCGGCCGCGGATCGCGCGCCGGAGCGCCGAGCGGCGTTCGAAGCGCATCGGGCATGGTGGCGCGCGTTCTGGGCGGGGAGCCGCATCGATCTTCGCGGCGCCGCGCCGGCGCACGACGACGAGGCGTTCGCGGTCGCAAGGGGCTACACGCTCCAGCGGTTCATGAACGCGTGCGGCGGCCGCGGCGCGTACCCGATCAAGTTCAACGGGTCGATCTTCACGTTCGACGTAACGTACGACGACGGGTTCGACTTCTCGGGCGAGTTCGACGCCGATTACCGGCGCTGGGGCGGAGGCTACTGGTTCCAAAATACGAGGCTGCCGTACTGGTCGATGCTCGCATCGGGCGATTTCGAGCTCATGACATCGTTATTTTACATGTTTTGCAACAATCTGCAGTTGGCGGAGGAGCGGACCCGTCGGTATTATGGGCATGAAGGCGCGTACTTCCCGGAGACGATGACGTTCTGGGGCGCGTATCTGAACCCGGATTACGGGTGGGACCGCGAGGGCAAGCCCGCGGGCCAAGCGGACAATTCGTACATTCGCCACTACATGCAGAACAATCTGGAGCTGCTCCTGCTCATGCTGTCCCACTATGAATACACGGGGGACCGGGAGACGTTCGAGGCGGCGTCGCTGCCGGTCATCGAGTCCTGCCTCCGGTTCTTCGATCGGCACAATCCGGTCGACGAACGCGGGAGGCTGCGGCTCGAGCCGGCCCAAGCGCTCGAGAATTGGCACGAGGCGGTCAATCCGCTGCCCGAGATCGCCGGGCTTCGCGTCGTGCTGAGCCGGCTGCTGCGGCTGCCCGAGCTGCCGGCCGAGAGCCGCGAGGCGTGGGAGTCGCTGCGGCGACGGCTGCCGGACGTGCCGGAAGCGACGGACGAAGACGGCGAAGCCGTATTCGCACCGGCGGAGGCGTACTTCGGAGACATCATGAATTCGGAAAATGTAGAGCTGTACGCGGTGTTCCCGTACCGGATCGCCGCCGTCGGCACGCCCGAGCTCGAGAAGGGACGGCGCACGTTCGATCGGCGCCGGGTGAAGGGAACCGGCGGCTGGCGGCAGGACGCCATTCAAGCCGCATATCTCGGACTCGCCGAGCAGGCTCGCGAATTCGCGGCGTTCAACTATACGACGCCGTACGAGGCGGCGCGGTTCCCGGCGTTCTGGGGACCGAACTTCGACTGGATGCCGGATCAGGATCACGGCTCCGTCGCCAATATCGCGCTGCAGACGATGCTGCTGCAGTGCGACGGGGACCGCATCTTACTCTGCCCGGCATGGCCGAAGGCATGGAACGCGGAGTTTCGTCTGCGCGCGCCGTACGGCACGATCGTCGAAGGCGCGGTGCGGGACGGGAAGCTGGAGCGGCTGAAGGTGACGCCGGAGGAACGCGCGAAGGACGTCGAGGCGAGATTCGGAACGGACCAATAA
- a CDS encoding ABC transporter substrate-binding protein yields MKGITNNALRLSAMALSVALVLGACSSNNGNGATPAPADNGSGSKAETPPAGTGEGAELEQVELVWYYPQPSNQPDLQKVQDAVNKITLEKINAKVTLKPIDFGDYTQKMNTVVASGEKFDIAWTSNWSFFYGPNVTKGAFQPLDELLDEYGADIKSEIPSFVWDATRVNGQIYAVPNYQTVTNREGFVVQKRFADKYGLDPSTIKTEKDIQPFLEKIAAGEPDIVPFGMDRNGGFSAMANGIEYVGGHVIGIHKDDPYTAIVTPKTEAYKNNVTMIREWYEKGLVNRDAATVKAFDDIVKTGKLAVVKDNVMPPGGEVGEKLSNGGHDVVYVYLTEPYTGTNTIITTMQAISRTSANPERAMMFINLLNTDKELYNTIAYGIEGTHYTKLSDEMVQINPDAGYNPNSNWVFGNTFNGYLVEGQSQEIMDAVKHENETAEPSPLMGFSFNDENVKAEIANISALGDQYSPGLGTGAVDPAKVLPEYLDKLEKAGVEKVREEVQRQIDEWRKANGK; encoded by the coding sequence ATGAAGGGGATCACGAACAACGCGCTTCGTCTGTCGGCAATGGCATTATCCGTAGCTCTCGTCCTGGGCGCTTGCTCGAGCAACAACGGCAACGGCGCGACTCCGGCTCCGGCCGACAATGGAAGCGGTTCGAAAGCGGAAACGCCGCCTGCAGGCACGGGCGAAGGCGCCGAGCTGGAGCAGGTGGAGCTCGTATGGTACTACCCGCAGCCGAGCAATCAGCCGGATCTGCAGAAGGTCCAAGACGCAGTCAATAAAATTACGCTCGAGAAAATCAACGCGAAAGTAACGCTCAAGCCGATCGATTTCGGCGATTACACGCAGAAGATGAACACGGTCGTCGCCTCCGGCGAGAAGTTCGATATCGCGTGGACGTCCAACTGGTCGTTCTTCTACGGCCCGAACGTCACGAAGGGCGCGTTCCAGCCGCTCGACGAGCTGCTCGACGAATACGGCGCGGACATCAAGTCGGAGATTCCTTCCTTCGTATGGGACGCGACGCGCGTCAACGGTCAAATTTACGCCGTGCCGAACTATCAGACGGTGACGAACCGCGAAGGGTTCGTCGTGCAGAAGCGTTTCGCCGACAAGTACGGTCTCGACCCGAGTACGATCAAGACGGAAAAGGACATCCAGCCGTTCCTCGAGAAAATCGCGGCCGGCGAGCCGGACATCGTTCCGTTCGGCATGGATCGCAACGGCGGCTTCTCGGCGATGGCGAACGGCATCGAATATGTCGGCGGCCATGTCATCGGCATTCATAAGGACGATCCGTACACGGCGATCGTGACGCCGAAGACGGAAGCGTACAAGAACAACGTAACGATGATCCGCGAATGGTACGAGAAGGGCCTCGTCAACCGCGACGCGGCGACCGTGAAGGCGTTCGACGATATCGTGAAAACCGGCAAGCTCGCAGTCGTGAAAGACAACGTCATGCCTCCGGGCGGCGAAGTGGGCGAGAAATTGTCCAACGGCGGTCATGACGTCGTATACGTCTACCTGACGGAACCGTACACGGGCACGAACACGATCATTACGACGATGCAAGCGATCAGCCGCACGTCCGCGAATCCGGAACGCGCGATGATGTTCATCAACCTGCTCAATACGGATAAGGAGCTGTACAACACGATCGCGTACGGCATCGAAGGCACGCACTATACGAAGCTGTCCGACGAGATGGTGCAGATTAATCCGGACGCGGGCTACAACCCGAACTCCAACTGGGTGTTCGGCAATACGTTCAACGGCTACCTGGTCGAAGGCCAATCGCAAGAAATCATGGACGCCGTGAAGCACGAGAACGAAACGGCGGAGCCGTCCCCGCTTATGGGCTTCTCGTTCAACGACGAGAACGTGAAGGCGGAAATCGCGAACATCTCCGCGCTGGGCGACCAGTATTCGCCGGGTCTCGGAACGGGCGCGGTCGATCCGGCGAAGGTGCTGCCGGAGTACCTTGATAAGTTGGAAAAGGCGGGCGTCGAGAAGGTGCGCGAAGAAGTGCAGCGCCAGATCGACGAATGGAGAAAAGCGAACGGCAAATAA